One window from the genome of Dyadobacter sp. CECT 9275 encodes:
- the istB gene encoding IS21-like element helper ATPase IstB — protein sequence MNTNTLEKLRKLKFYGMFHAFKSSLESGKTNDYTADELLAHLVDAEWDDRNNRRVERQILYARFRYKAMVENIHYHADRSIDRNQIMRLAECSFIGRNENLLITGSTGIGKSYVASAIGHQACILGYRVMYASTPKLFAKLKMAKADGSYIKEITKIERQQLLILDDFGIQPFDAQSRAALMEIIEDRHGKTSLIITSQLPVSKWHEVIGEKTIADAILDRIVHDAHRVELKGESMRRKRKTELETSYE from the coding sequence AAAAGTTACGCAAGCTAAAATTTTACGGCATGTTCCATGCCTTTAAAAGTAGCCTGGAAAGTGGAAAGACTAATGATTACACGGCGGATGAGCTTTTAGCTCATCTAGTTGACGCTGAATGGGATGACAGAAATAACCGTCGGGTCGAACGCCAGATCTTGTACGCACGGTTCCGCTATAAGGCCATGGTCGAAAATATCCACTATCATGCTGATAGAAGTATTGACCGTAATCAGATCATGCGCCTAGCAGAATGCTCCTTTATTGGCCGAAATGAAAACCTACTGATCACAGGCAGTACCGGAATCGGTAAAAGCTATGTAGCATCTGCGATTGGTCATCAGGCATGTATACTTGGCTACCGCGTAATGTATGCCAGTACTCCCAAATTGTTTGCCAAACTCAAAATGGCCAAGGCGGATGGATCCTATATCAAAGAAATTACAAAAATAGAACGGCAACAACTTCTTATCCTGGACGACTTTGGTATCCAGCCGTTCGATGCCCAGAGCCGGGCAGCACTGATGGAAATCATAGAAGACAGGCACGGAAAAACATCCCTGATAATTACTTCTCAGTTGCCTGTTAGCAAATGGCATGAAGTAATAGGAGAAAAAACCATTGCTGATGCCATTTTAGATCGTATAGTACATGATGCACACCGGGTTGAATTAAAGGGGGAATCAATGAGAAGAAAACGAAAAACGGAGCTCGAAACCAGCTACGAATAA